DNA sequence from the Oncorhynchus nerka isolate Pitt River linkage group LG9b, Oner_Uvic_2.0, whole genome shotgun sequence genome:
cagtcttatactcagctggcccctgcCCGGAtgtgtgttaaatgctctacaacaaagctctcttagtgtccaacaaccttttctacccttaaccttgttctgaacacctccaaaacaaagtttatgtggtttggtaagaagaatgcccctctccccacaggtgtgattactaccgctgagggtttagagctagaggtagttccctcatataagtacttgggagtatggctagacggtacactgtccttctctcagcacatatcaaagctgcaggctaaagttaaatctagacttggtttcctctatcgtaatcgctcctctttcaccccagctgccccagctgccaaactaaccctgattcagatgaccatcctatccATGCTAGGTTATGgtgacataatttatagatcgggaGGTAAAGGTGCTCTCGAGTGgatagatgttctttaccattcagccattagatttgccaccaatgctcctcatAGGACATATCACTACACTCTatactctgtaaactggtcatctctgtatacccgtcgcaagacccactggttgatgcttatttataaaaccctcttaggcctcactccccactATCTGAGGTATCTACTGcaaccctcatcctccacatacaacacccgttttgccaatcacattctgttaaaggtccccaaagcacacacatccctgggtcgcttgtcttttcagttcgctgcacctagcgactggaatgagctgcaacaaacactcaaactggacagttttatctcaatctcttcattcaatcatggacactctaactgagagttgtggctgctttgcgtgatgtattgttgtctctaccttctagccctttgtgctgttgtctgtgccaataatgtttgtaccatgttttgtgctgctaccatgttgtgttgctaccatgttattgtcatgttgtgttgctaccatgctgcattgtcatgtgttgctgccttgctatgttgttgtcttaggtctctctctatgtagttttgtgttgtctgtcttgtcgtgatgtgtgttttgtcctccatttatgttttttaatttttttaatgtattttctttatatatatatatatttacatatttatctttattttttatattttaatgttttttaaatttaaattaatTTTATCCCAGttcccgtccccgcaggaggtcttttgccttttggtaggccgtcaatgcaaataagaatttgttcttaactgacttgcctagttaaaacctTTTACGGCTGCGGTCCCTGTACAGGGAccaaaatcagcggaaatttcagagcgccaaCTGTAGTACTCAATAAAACTCAGgcaactttcattaaaacacacatgcaaggtactcaattaaagctacactcgttgtgaatctagccaacatgtcagatttgtaaaatgcttttcggcgaaagcatgagaagctattatctgatagcatgcacccccccgaaatacctgaacgagacctaaaaaaaataattagcggtagccggcgctacacaaaacgcagaaataaaatataaaacattcattacctttgacgagcttctttgttggcactcctatatgtcccataaacatcacaattgggtctttttcccgattaaatccgtcattgtatacccaaaatgtccatttatgaaggccgtctgatccaggaaaattcacctttacgagacgcaacgtcatttttttaaattaaaaaagttgcctataaacttttacaaatcacttcaaactacttttgtaaaccaactttaggtattaataaacgttaataatcgataaaattgatcacggggcgatctgtattcgatagcagcaagtcttgaaatcatcgtccatttttttcactttcataacttcctcggtgtaccccaagacaggaagtgcctatacgtcatcccaccaaggataaacatgcaatgaaatgccagtactggcgacatcgtgtggaagctgtaggcattgtaaacgGGACTCTATCTATTTTCtcttgccatagacaatacatagactggcggatgaatatttattttgtgtttttggtgaacagttttccttgggatttttactcctaaacacgttctgttatagccacagacatgatttaacccgttttagagacttcagagtgttttctatacacacatacttatcatatgcatatactatattcctggcatgagtagcaggacgttgaaatgttgtgcgatttttaacaaaaagctgcgaaaattcgcagcaTCCCTGACAggttttaaataaaggtaaaaaatatatataaatataataaataaataaacatgtctGGGGTTTCACATGGggttttgtaatgttttgtgtggATTCCCCAGTAACTGTCTGTCTTTGTTGTTGTGTTTCAGAGAGAACCAGTATGCTGTCATCCTTCATCAGCCCTATGAAGATTAGAGATAGTGGGACAACAACATCAAAAGACAATGGAGACACTTCAAGTAATTGATTCCTGTATTTCCCTTTCCATGCTATTCACTCACACCACATTTCAATCAGAGTAGCACACCAGCAATTTATCAGTTTATACTTTCAATTTACACCTTTTGCTAAGCTTTCCCATTTCGGTAGTTTGGCCTTTTCTTAAAAATCTCATCAACATAATGTGAAACTTAATAGTGGTTTCCTCAACTATGTTTGTTCTTGTCTTAATTGGGGAACAGATAGCAGCAGCGGTGAGGTGAAGGAGAATCGTCATAGCACAAACCAAGTGGACTATTCAACCATACGACAACCTGCACATCATCAACCAGCTCTTTACACTGACATCTCCAGAGAGCTCCCCAGGACTACTGCTCTAAAGAGGAAGCAGCCATTGGTGGAAGGAAaagacagtcttctctatgaacTCCAGTTGATCTGTAAGAGGACGGCCCATTGCTTTACATCAGATAGCGCCACGACTCCATCTGCACTGTCGGTTGAGGGAGGAGCATCACGCGGGATTGACGCAACCTGCCGGAAGACAATGAGGACTTCCTGGTCTGTCACAAAGAAGAACGCCCTGGTGCAGTTGAACGAGCTGAGACCAGGTCTACAGTATGAGATAGCATCCTGGACAGGGCCAGTTCACGCCCCTGTGTTCGCTGTAGGAGTAGAGGTGAACGGTCTCAGGTTCGAGGGCCGAGGCCCCACCAAGAAGAAGGCTAAGATGAGAGCAGCAGAGATGGCTCTTAGGTCCTTCATCCAGTTTCCCAATGCCCCTCAGGCTCACATCACCATGGGAAACCTCAACTTTATCAACACCACAGCACCAGCAGACTTCACCTCAGACCAGGCCGTTCTCATCCCTGACACGCTCTTCAAGGAGTTTGAGCCAGAAGCAAACGAAGACCAATTCCTTTACCACAGGACAGACGGAAAGGAGTTGCAATTTGAGGAGCCACCAGCGCAGGGAGATACACAACTCCTATACCACAGCCACAGGACAGGGGGAAAGGGACAGGAGTTGCTCTCCAGCATTTGTAACCACGGGAGACTAGTATGCCTGACCCTTGACCTGATGTCCTCAGCCAATCAGAAGAGGCAGAGGATCGGTTCCTCCATTGTTGAGGAGCTGAGGCCTGTGGCTCTGCTCAATGAGTTAAGGCCAGGCCTGAGGTACGTCTGCCTGATGGAGAGAGTGCGGGGCAGGCCGATCAGGAGCTTTGTGATGGCAGTGAGGGTGGATGGAAGGATATTTGAGGGCTGTGGGCGCAGTAAGAGACTGGCTCAAGCCCGGGTAGCTACCTCAGCCCTACAGGACCTGTTTAACATCAGTCTGGGGCCTGAGACTAGCATCAGTCGTACTGCCAGCTGGGCCAAGAGCTCTCAGCTACCTCAGGTGGGTACCTTACCTTCACTGACTTACTGTATGAGTTCTGAGTTTAACCATATTCCTAACTCTGTTTTGTCTAGCTATGGGGGAGAATTCTTCAATCTCAattaatttttaattaattaattttgcaATCAGTACCAAGCCTTGCTTGCTGTTCAATGTCTCTCCTAAAACAATGACAATGTTGAGATGCAGTGTTTCAATTTGCTGTAATTTGGATATAACAATCACAGTGCATCATGTTTTTgattcctccatttcattcacaTCCTCATTGAAGTGCCCAGGTCGAACAGGGTTATTGAACATGCCCCGTCCATTGCCTCTGTAGCTGCAGCATTACCATCCATCCTATCTTCTAAATGGTCATACTGAATATATCTAAGAGGTGCTCAGACTGCCACCAAATGGAGTGTATCGTATCAATATGCATTTCATGTCCAGGAGCCTCAGGACTAAACGCTATCCTGGCTTGCATGCCCAACCACAGCAGCTTCACAACCCTGTTATGTCTGTCTGGCCTCAGAAAATCTGCTCTTCATCTTTTGCCATACTTTAGAACAGTAGTATTCAGACTTTTTTAATGGGGGCCAAAACTATTTTTGCCCGATGTTCTGAGGGCCAAATATTTTTACCAATAATTTCTTGTGACCCCACACCAAACCTTAAAATCGTTCAATTGCGGaactcccgggtggggcagtggttaagggcgctctgggttcgcgcccaggctctgtcgtaaccggccgcgaccgggaggtccgtggggcgacgcacaattggcctagcgtcgtccgggttagggagggtttggccggtagggaaatccttgtctcatcgcgcaccagcgactcctgtggcgggctgggcgcagtgcgcgcGAACCAAGGTTGCCAGTTGCACTGTGTTTCCTGGCGctttgttaagaagcagtgcggcttggttgggttgtgtatcggaggacgcatgactttcaaccttcgtctctcccgagcccgtatgggagttgtagcgacgagacaagatagtagctactaaaacaattggataccacgaaaaaggggtcaaattaaaaaataataataataataaatcgtTCAATTGCAACAAATAACATTCATTGCATTCTTATAAAAATGAAAAGaaaccaataaatacatttacttAACAAACATTTTTTCTTTTCAAATGAGCTTTTCCAAAAACGTTTGAATAATCTGTACTCTTCTTTTTTTCCCtccaaaaaatatgttttttatatCTGCTTTAGTCTCACATTGAAGTGTTTTattttcaggacaaccagggtTCAAGTAGAAGGCAATTGGACATTAACAGCTTTATTCATGAGTTGTATTGACAAGTGGCAATTAAAAAAAGGTCTGCCAAGCAAAAACCTGCAAAAAAAATACTTATAAGGAGGCCACAAGTACATAAATTGTTTGCTCAGTGACAGCTGTGTGGATTTGGAGTTTGTTATAGCAACTGTGTGaacttattacagtattatagacacaaatcctgggatttcctatgaccttctatgtagaagaaccccttaccttctacatttgacattttagtcaattagcttatccagagcgaattacaattagtgcattcttgttaagatagctaggtgagacgacaaCATATCTCAATCGTGtcaagtacattttccctcaacaaAGTATTTATCAGCAAAATCAGTGCTTGTCGGGGGCGCCGGGAgagttatttaagatactcttcaaagaGTACCATCTAGTGACTCTTGTGTGGCTTGTGATAGTGCAAAACAGGTGTCCCCGTGAGAGATGGATCACAAGAGGTTGTAGCTCAAACCGTTCGGACTTTCCATACATTTTTGTGGGATCCGCCATTGTCTCACAAACACCCCTCTGGCTCAGCCCCTGTTAATCACACAGACGAGTGGTTGGTATCAGCGTATTCAGAATAAATAGGCAAATCCAATGCAACAACCCAGGAGTAAAACCCACAATGTTTCAAAGGGGTTAGAAGTCCAAAATTCGCCGATGTCACAGTGAGACTGTAGGGTGAACATTATCATCGCAGCATATTGGTGATCAAGGAGGAGCCCCAAACTGAAGGAGATGAAATTAAGAGGAGGTGTGAAGAGCATATTAATAACTATTTAATACGCTCATTACGCATCATTGCGCATGACCTTGTCCCATCGCCATTTAGACAATATTCTTTCCcctttctagtcatctctccaaGCTTGATATCAGGGCACGGGTGGGATGATAACTTCAATGATCATGTATCATATATATTATATCAATTTAGTGGATGAGTTAgcctttttttaaattattaactACTAAATATTGTCAATATAGTCTCATCATTCCCAGATATACTCTCAATATAATGCTAATCTAATATTGTATGTCTCAGGGAGAGTTGACAGAGAAGAAACTTCTGTCAGAGTCATTGAAAGCACTGCCACAGTGTGCttcccaaatgacacactatttcctatgtaatgcactacttttgaccaaaaccCATATGGGACGCAGGCTTGCGGCACGTCCACCACACCTGATGACGCATGGCAACTATTATCTGGTTGTTTTGGTGACTGTGATATTGACTTAACAACTAGCGGGCAAACGTTTGTTTGCTCTACTGTCTGTTTATGTAGATGTGAATACAGCTGTTATCTTGACCATTGCCTGCTTGAGTAGTTAGTCATCCGATAACGTATGTGATTGCAGTGCTTTGCAGAGTCAATCTTCCACTTggtgagagagaaacacagtCAGCTAGACTGTTACTGCCCTGCCTCCCACAGCCGTCACAAAGTACTGGCAGGCATCGTAATGACCAGAGGTAGGCGATGGACTCCGTCCAaacggaaccctattccctgtacgtaTATTAGTACTCTACTTTTAACCAGCTCGGGTCAAGTattgcattatatagggaacagggtgccgttTGGAAGGCAACCATAATTACACTTTTCATTGACATTTCAATATTTTACAAGTCAAAATGAAAGAGAAATGGTGGATCTCTCTTTAATACAACTGTAGATACAAGCATCAAAATGTATGATACGTCGTAAATGATTCAAATGCCTTTGAATTACAGGCCTTTATAGGCCTGCATGTGTCATTCCCACATCAACAGTATGCCAGTCAACTGAGAGTGTATATTAGTGACTTCAGTTGAAGCCAGCATGGTTTGGTTATTCGCAAACCTGAACATCTAGGAAACTCTCATTAGACAGTAGAGCTCCTTGGATCTTACAGAATAACTAAGATGAGAGAGTGGGCAAAACCATAGAATTACAAGgagttctattcattctattgcTATGGGC
Encoded proteins:
- the LOC115114834 gene encoding double-stranded RNA-specific editase B2-like; this translates as MAAVLGNSTRTTGTSDCELRSHFRRRKRRRSTRKERTSMLSSFISPMKIRDSGTTTSKDNGDTSNSSSGEVKENRHSTNQVDYSTIRQPAHHQPALYTDISRELPRTTALKRKQPLVEGKDSLLYELQLICKRTAHCFTSDSATTPSALSVEGGASRGIDATCRKTMRTSWSVTKKNALVQLNELRPGLQYEIASWTGPVHAPVFAVGVEVNGLRFEGRGPTKKKAKMRAAEMALRSFIQFPNAPQAHITMGNLNFINTTAPADFTSDQAVLIPDTLFKEFEPEANEDQFLYHRTDGKELQFEEPPAQGDTQLLYHSHRTGGKGQELLSSICNHGRLVCLTLDLMSSANQKRQRIGSSIVEELRPVALLNELRPGLRYVCLMERVRGRPIRSFVMAVRVDGRIFEGCGRSKRLAQARVATSALQDLFNISLGPETSISRTASWAKSSQLPQCFAESIFHLVREKHSQLDCYCPASHSRHKVLAGIVMTRGFDVRRGQVVSLGTGTKCFSGVCVSDQGWTVNDCHAEVITRRAFLRFLYTQLELFLCNRPDSLEQSIFVRDKESGYRLRDGILFHMYVSSSPCGDARLNCPYEVTATHHSWHRFVRKLRCHLRMKMEGGEGTLPVSVRRANQKWDRGLPREPPVTMSCTDKMARWNVLGLQGSLLSHLVEPVYLHSLTVGSLCHTGHLGRTMARRMGHISPTSSSYRHNRLLLGCLSSSEGRQPGKSPRFSVNWSAGDGELEVLDTSTGRRKGSGTPSRLCKRSLFTRWERLHHELSRPGQVLGDEKAIKTYCGAKMTAGAYQRAKQKFVLSLQEAGLGIWNRKPPEQEHFQSSL